A single region of the Salvia miltiorrhiza cultivar Shanhuang (shh) chromosome 8, IMPLAD_Smil_shh, whole genome shotgun sequence genome encodes:
- the LOC131000787 gene encoding uncharacterized protein LOC131000787 isoform X2: MAPLYTNIDALVTNKTTQAIKVRCVRVYNRYVAGSKSEIIRIECVVHDEQGTRIQLSVPNKLTKMFGNKLKEGLVYQIMNFMVKRNGTKWKVTDHVHRLELTPKTMISEVFPKCFPNYKFSFKSFEDISSIQTTDSVGMFDVIGVIAGKGFVKNDSESKMVELKLEDQNHNQIYCTLWEDYVDMFLNQADAADTRVQIIIIQLCRPNFYRGEMRACTSYNASQIFLNSDIPEIEDFRKQIIGNQSFSARLELSFEKSVVQTDDFFNGNIVVKTLDDIFTVEDGEHWICAKIDNVDCYAQWCYNACRKCTRKVEKKTGRFYCGNCDKYDGVVNKRYQLILNVVDCTNNASLLVWDKEAVALVGKKAVQISMNDKEAADAKIVPKEIDVALNERVVMFKIQMRSEASFVEDKPYTVTKVCTDQLVINHFWKENDVCGLSATLEDLSDKGYLEQCESLSQISDITMAGDLGKDYGDGKSTPMTVSLAESHVLSKISQITDISAAEELGKDYGDGLSTPMNVSLAEVSMSAFGKDGDGMITPKGETLTQSAASLKIIKEPNCHELVKRKLLTKADICGMSASAENLFDKGYLEDCESLSHNTDVSMATVFGKDCEDGMITPKKVTQTGSDASSKIIKEPKCHESVKRKLLDDFTNEENDRKKKARAVKVKIEKN; the protein is encoded by the exons ATGGCTCCTCTGTACACCAATATTGATGCACTGGTGACAAATAAAACAACTCAAGCCATAAAAGTGCGCTGTGTGCGAGTGTACAATAGATACGTTGCTGGCTCAAAGTCCGAAATAATTCGAATTGAGTGTGTTGTGCATGATGAACAG GGAACACGGATACAATTGAGTGTGCCAAACAAACTAACCAAAATGTTTGGAAACAAACTTAAAGAAGGTTTGGTTTATCAAATAATGAATTTCATGGTCAAGAGAAATGGTACGAAGTGGAAGGTGACAGATCATGTGCATCGTCTTGAACtcacgccaaaaaccatgattTCGGAAGTATTTCCAAAGTGTTTTCCAAACTATAAGTTCTCATTCAAATCATTTGAGGATATTTCTTCAATTCAGACTACTGATTCAGTAGGAATGTTTG ATGTTATTGGAGTGATAGCAGGgaaagggtttgtgaagaatgACTCCGAGTCAAAAATGGTTGAATTAAAGTTGGAGGATCAAAA CCACAATCAAATCTACTGCACTCTATGGGAGGACTATGTTGATATGTTCCTCAATCAAGCTGATGCTGCAGACACAAGGGTTCAGATTATTATTATTCAGCTTTGTCGCCCTAACTTTTATCGTG GTGAGATGCGAGCATGCACATCTTACAATGCTTCTCAGATTTTTCTAAATTCTGATATTCCCGAAATAGAAGATTTTAGGAAGCA GATCATTGGGAATCAGTCATTTTCAGCCAGGCTTGAATTATCATTTGAAAAAAGTGTTGTTCAAACTGATGATTTCTTCAATGGAAACATAGTTGTTAAAACGCTCGATGATATTTTCACAGTTGAG GATGGGGAGCATTGGATCTGTGCCAAAATAGACAATGTTGACTGTTATGCACAATGGTGTTATAACGCTTGCAGAAAATGCACAAGAAAAGTGGAAAAGAAAACTGGAAGATTTTATTGTGGTAACTGTGACAAATATGATGGAGTAGTTAATAAGAG GTATCAACTGATTTTGAATGTGGTTGATTGTACCAATAATGCTTCTTTATTGGTGTGGGATAAGGAGGCTGTGGCCTTGGTTGGGAAAAAAGCTGTGCAAATATCAATGAATGACAAAGAGGCAGCTGATGCCAAGATTGTTCCAAAGGAGATTGATGTAGCTTTGAATGAACGAGTTGTTATGTTTAAGATACAGATGAGATCAGAAGCATCTTTTGTGGAGGATAAGCCATACACAGTTACTAAAGTTTGCACTGACCAACTGGTCATTAATCATTTCTGGAAAGAGAACGATGTTTGTGGGCTTTCTGCGACCCTGGAGGATTTGTCTGACAAAGGTTATTTAGAGCAGTGTGAGTCTTTATCTCAAATTTCAGATATAACAATGGCTGGAGACCTTGGAAAG GATTATGGAGATGGGAAAAGCACCCCCATGACTGTTTCACTTGCAGAGTCGCATGTTTTATCAAAGATTTCCCAAATTACAGATATATCAGCTGCTGAAGAGCTTGGGAAG gattatgGAGATGGGTTGAGCACCCCCATGAATGTTTCACTTGCTGAGGTTTCAATGTCAGCTTTCGGGAAG GATGGTGATGGGATGATCACCCCAAAGGGTGAAACATTAACCCAGAGTGCTGCATCATTGAAGATTATTAAGGAACCTAATTGCCATGAATTAGTGAAGAGGAAGCTGCTAACTAAGGCTGATATTTGTGGGATGTCTGCATCTGCAGAGAATTTGTTTGACAAAGGTTACTTGGAAGATTGTGAGTCCTTATCACATAACACTGATGTTTCAATGGCTACAGTTTTTGGGAAG GATTGTGAAGATGGGATGATCACCCCAAAGAAGGTTACACAGACTGGGAGTGATGCATCATCGAAGATTATTAAGGAACCTAAGTGCCATGAATCTGTGAAGAGGAAGCTGTTGGATGATTTcacaaatgaagaaaatgatagGAAGAAGAAGGCGAGAGCTGTGAAAGTGAAGATTGAAAAGAATTGA
- the LOC131000787 gene encoding uncharacterized protein LOC131000787 isoform X1, whose product MAPLYTNIDALVTNKTTQAIKVRCVRVYNRYVAGSKSEIIRIECVVHDEQGTRIQLSVPNKLTKMFGNKLKEGLVYQIMNFMVKRNGTKWKVTDHVHRLELTPKTMISEVFPKCFPNYKFSFKSFEDISSIQTTDSVGMFDVIGVIAGKGFVKNDSESKMVELKLEDQNHNQIYCTLWEDYVDMFLNQADAADTRVQIIIIQLCRPNFYRGEMRACTSYNASQIFLNSDIPEIEDFRKQIIGNQSFSARLELSFEKSVVQTDDFFNGNIVVKTLDDIFTVEFLCYDFWQDGEHWICAKIDNVDCYAQWCYNACRKCTRKVEKKTGRFYCGNCDKYDGVVNKRYQLILNVVDCTNNASLLVWDKEAVALVGKKAVQISMNDKEAADAKIVPKEIDVALNERVVMFKIQMRSEASFVEDKPYTVTKVCTDQLVINHFWKENDVCGLSATLEDLSDKGYLEQCESLSQISDITMAGDLGKDYGDGKSTPMTVSLAESHVLSKISQITDISAAEELGKDYGDGLSTPMNVSLAEVSMSAFGKDGDGMITPKGETLTQSAASLKIIKEPNCHELVKRKLLTKADICGMSASAENLFDKGYLEDCESLSHNTDVSMATVFGKDCEDGMITPKKVTQTGSDASSKIIKEPKCHESVKRKLLDDFTNEENDRKKKARAVKVKIEKN is encoded by the exons ATGGCTCCTCTGTACACCAATATTGATGCACTGGTGACAAATAAAACAACTCAAGCCATAAAAGTGCGCTGTGTGCGAGTGTACAATAGATACGTTGCTGGCTCAAAGTCCGAAATAATTCGAATTGAGTGTGTTGTGCATGATGAACAG GGAACACGGATACAATTGAGTGTGCCAAACAAACTAACCAAAATGTTTGGAAACAAACTTAAAGAAGGTTTGGTTTATCAAATAATGAATTTCATGGTCAAGAGAAATGGTACGAAGTGGAAGGTGACAGATCATGTGCATCGTCTTGAACtcacgccaaaaaccatgattTCGGAAGTATTTCCAAAGTGTTTTCCAAACTATAAGTTCTCATTCAAATCATTTGAGGATATTTCTTCAATTCAGACTACTGATTCAGTAGGAATGTTTG ATGTTATTGGAGTGATAGCAGGgaaagggtttgtgaagaatgACTCCGAGTCAAAAATGGTTGAATTAAAGTTGGAGGATCAAAA CCACAATCAAATCTACTGCACTCTATGGGAGGACTATGTTGATATGTTCCTCAATCAAGCTGATGCTGCAGACACAAGGGTTCAGATTATTATTATTCAGCTTTGTCGCCCTAACTTTTATCGTG GTGAGATGCGAGCATGCACATCTTACAATGCTTCTCAGATTTTTCTAAATTCTGATATTCCCGAAATAGAAGATTTTAGGAAGCA GATCATTGGGAATCAGTCATTTTCAGCCAGGCTTGAATTATCATTTGAAAAAAGTGTTGTTCAAACTGATGATTTCTTCAATGGAAACATAGTTGTTAAAACGCTCGATGATATTTTCACAGTTGAG TTTCTTTGTTATGATTTTTGGCAGGATGGGGAGCATTGGATCTGTGCCAAAATAGACAATGTTGACTGTTATGCACAATGGTGTTATAACGCTTGCAGAAAATGCACAAGAAAAGTGGAAAAGAAAACTGGAAGATTTTATTGTGGTAACTGTGACAAATATGATGGAGTAGTTAATAAGAG GTATCAACTGATTTTGAATGTGGTTGATTGTACCAATAATGCTTCTTTATTGGTGTGGGATAAGGAGGCTGTGGCCTTGGTTGGGAAAAAAGCTGTGCAAATATCAATGAATGACAAAGAGGCAGCTGATGCCAAGATTGTTCCAAAGGAGATTGATGTAGCTTTGAATGAACGAGTTGTTATGTTTAAGATACAGATGAGATCAGAAGCATCTTTTGTGGAGGATAAGCCATACACAGTTACTAAAGTTTGCACTGACCAACTGGTCATTAATCATTTCTGGAAAGAGAACGATGTTTGTGGGCTTTCTGCGACCCTGGAGGATTTGTCTGACAAAGGTTATTTAGAGCAGTGTGAGTCTTTATCTCAAATTTCAGATATAACAATGGCTGGAGACCTTGGAAAG GATTATGGAGATGGGAAAAGCACCCCCATGACTGTTTCACTTGCAGAGTCGCATGTTTTATCAAAGATTTCCCAAATTACAGATATATCAGCTGCTGAAGAGCTTGGGAAG gattatgGAGATGGGTTGAGCACCCCCATGAATGTTTCACTTGCTGAGGTTTCAATGTCAGCTTTCGGGAAG GATGGTGATGGGATGATCACCCCAAAGGGTGAAACATTAACCCAGAGTGCTGCATCATTGAAGATTATTAAGGAACCTAATTGCCATGAATTAGTGAAGAGGAAGCTGCTAACTAAGGCTGATATTTGTGGGATGTCTGCATCTGCAGAGAATTTGTTTGACAAAGGTTACTTGGAAGATTGTGAGTCCTTATCACATAACACTGATGTTTCAATGGCTACAGTTTTTGGGAAG GATTGTGAAGATGGGATGATCACCCCAAAGAAGGTTACACAGACTGGGAGTGATGCATCATCGAAGATTATTAAGGAACCTAAGTGCCATGAATCTGTGAAGAGGAAGCTGTTGGATGATTTcacaaatgaagaaaatgatagGAAGAAGAAGGCGAGAGCTGTGAAAGTGAAGATTGAAAAGAATTGA